From a single Nicotiana tomentosiformis chromosome 2, ASM39032v3, whole genome shotgun sequence genomic region:
- the LOC104105894 gene encoding myosin-6 isoform X1, whose protein sequence is MRFASLNCCFSAASVGLGVGSLVWVEDPVVAWIDGEVLEVNGADIKVLCTSGKTVVVKSSNLYPKDAEAPSCGVDDMTKLAYLHEPGVLHNLKTRYDINEIYTYTGNILIAVNPFRRLPHLYDSHMMSQYKGAAFGELSPHPFAVADAAYRLMIKEGVSQSILVSGESGAGKTESTKLLMRYLAYMGGRAAAEGRTVEQQVLESNPVLEAFGNAKTVRNNNSSRFGKFVEIQFDQRGKISGAAIRTYLLERSRVCQVSDPERNYHCFYMLCAAPSKDIQRYKLDNPRSFRYLNQSNCYELDGVDDSKEYLDTRRAMDIVGISLEEQDAIFRVVAAILHLGNVEFTKGKETDSSVPKDERSWFHLRAAAELLMCDMEALEDSLCKRVIVTRGETITKLLDPEAAAISRDALAKIVYSKLFDWLVDKINSSIGQDPNSKSLIGVLDIYGFESFKTNRCLTDMNRISDALNFCSFEQFCINLTNEKLQQHFNQHVFKMEQEEYTKEEIDWSYIEFIDNQDILDLIEKKPGGIIALLDEACMFPRSTHETFAQKLYQTFKNHKRFSKPKLARSDFTICHYAGDVTYQTELFLDKNKDYVVAEHQALLRASKCSFVSGLFPTLVEESSKQSKFSSIGSSFKQQLQALLEALNTTEPHYIRCVKPNNLLKPSVFENHNVLQQLCCGGVMEAIRISCAGYPTRKPFYEFLDRFGVLSPEVLDGSTDEVSACTSLLEKVGLQGYQIGKTKVFLRAGQMAELDSRRTVVLGRSASIIQKKFRSHMARRNFTLLRQLAIRIQSMCRGELSRRVYASLRKEAACLKIQTDVRMHLARKAYKESCAAAISIQTGMRGMAARDEVRFKRQTKAAIIIQSQCRTFLACMKYKKLKKAAITTQCAWRSRVARGELRKLKMAARETGALQAAKNKLEKQVEELTWRLQLEKRMRADMEEAKTKENAKLQSALQEVQLQFKEAKEILVKERETAKRAAEKIPIIQEVPVVDREMMNKLSAENENLKALVSSLEKKIDETERKFEETSKLSEERLRQVMDAESTIVQLKTTMQRFQEKNFDLESENQILQQALLTPAKQVSDHSPSLASKVVENGYNLNEENRTNDPPSPTPAKKVETPNSKLRRPIDRQHEDIGALIDCVMKDVGFSQSKAVAAFTIYKCLLRWKSFEAEKTSVFDRLVQMIGSAIENQDSNDHMAYWLSNTSTLLFLIQESLKPGSAVGATPIRKPQPATSLFGRMAMGFRSSPSAGNNAAAAQVVCQVEAKYPAMLFKQQLTAYVEKIYGIIRDNLKKELGSLLSSCIQAPRTSRGSMLRSGRSFGKDYSINHWRGIIECLDSLLCTLKENFMPPILVQKIFSQAFSYISVQLFNSFLLRRECCTFSNAEYVKSGLAELELWCCQAKEEYAGSSWDELRHIRQVVGFLVIHQKYRISYDDITNDLCPVLSVQQLYRICTLYWDDKYNTRSVSPDVISSMRVLMTEESNNAETNSFLLDDNSSIPFSIDEVSNSLQVKDFADVKPATELLENPAFQFLHE, encoded by the exons ATGCGCTTTGCCTCGCTTAATTGCTGCTTTAGT GCTGCTTCGGTTGGCTTAGGGGTGGGATCACTTGTTTGGGTGGAGGATCCTGTTGTGGCCTGGATAGATGGGGAAGTTTTAGAAGTCAATGGTGCAGACATCAAGGTTCTTTGTACTTCTGGGAAAACG GTGGTTGTCAAGTCTTCTAACCTCTACCCTAAAGATGCTGAAGCTCCATCTTGTGGTGTTGATGATATGACAAAGCTGGCTTATTTGCACGAACCAGGAGTCCTGCACAATCTAAAGACTAGATACGATATTAATGAAATATAT ACGTATACAGGGAATATACTAATCGCTGTCAACCCTTTCAGAAGATTACCTCACTTATATGATAGCCATATGATGTCCCAATATAAAGGTGCGGCATTTGGAGAGCTTAGCCCTCACCCTTTTGCTGTTGCTGATGCAGCATACAG ACTTATGATCAAAGAAGGAGTAAGTCAATCGATACTGGTTAGCGGAGAGAGTGGGGCTGGTAAAACAGAAAGCACAAAACTACTAATGCGCTATCTTGCTTACATGGGAGGGAGAGCTGCCGCTGAGGGTAGAACAGTTGAGCAGCAAGTCCTGGAG TCTAATCCTGTTTTGGAAGCATTTGGTAATGCAAAAACTGTCAGAAATAATAACTCAAG TCGCTTTGGTAAGTTTGTGGAGATCCAGTTTGACCAGAGAGGAAAGATTTCAGGTGCTGCTATCAGAACATATTTACTCGAAAGATCTCGTGTTTGCCAAGTTTCTGATCCAGAGAGAAATTATCACTGTTTCTACATGCTATGTGCTGCACCGTCAAAG GATATTCAAAGGTACAAGTTGGATAACCCTCGGTCATTTCGTTACCTAAATCAGTCAAATTGCTATGAGTTAGATGGGGTTGACGATTCCAAAGAATACCTAGATACAAGAAGGGCAATGGATATTGTCGGAATAAGTTTGGAAGAGCAG GATGCAATATTTCGTGTAGTGGCTGCAATTCTCCATCTTGGAAACGTCGAATTTACAAAAGGGAAGGAGACAGACTCCTCAGTGCCGaaagatgaaagatcttggttTCATCTAAGGGCTGCAGCCGAGCTGTTAAT GTGTGACATGGAGGCTCTTGAGGATTCGCTTTGCAAGCGTGTTATTGTAACTCGGGGGGAAACCATCACGAAATTGCTGGATCCAGAAGCAGCAGCCATCAGTAGAGATGCTTTGGCAAAAATAGTATACTCAAAATTGTTCGATTG GCTGGTGGATAAGATTAATAGTTCAATTGGTCAAGATCCAAATTCAAAATCTTTGATTGGTGTGCTGGATATTTATGGTTTTGAGAGTTTTAAGACTAACAGGTGCTTGACCG ATATGAATCGTATTTCTGATGCTCTTAATTTCTGCAGCTTTGAACAATTTTGTATCAATTTGACAAATGAGAAACTTCAACAACACTTCAATCAG CATGTTTTCAAAATGGAACAAGAAGAGTATACAAAAGAGGAAATTGACTGGAGCTACATTGAGTTCATTGATAATCAAGATATTCTGGATCTCATAGAAAAG AAACCAGGAGGTATTATAGCACTTCTTGATGAAGCTTG TATGTTTCCAAGATCAACTCATGAAACATTTGCTCAGAAACTTTATCAGACTTTCAAAAACCACAAACGATTCAGCAAGCCCAAGTTGGCTCGTTCTGACTTCACTATTTGCCATTACGCTGGTGAT GTCACATATCAAACTGAATTGTTTCTGGATAAGAACAAAGACTATGTCGTTGCTGAACACCAGGCGCTCTTGAGAGCTTCAAAGTGTTCTTTTGTATCTGGTTTGTTTCCAACATTAGTGGAGGAATCCTCAAAACAGTCAAAGTTTTCTTCTATTGGCTCTAGCTTCAAG CAACAATTGCAGGCTTTGCTTGAAGCTCTGAATACAACCGAACCCCATTATATTCGATGTGTGAAGCCGAATAATCTGCTAAAGCCCTCTGTCTTCGAGAATCACAATGTTCTGCAACAGCTTTGCTGTGGG GGAGTGATGGAAGCAATAAGAATAAGCTGTGCCGGATATCCTACTCGAAAACCCTTTTATGAATTTTTAGATCGCTTTGGCGTCCTCTCGCCTGAAGTTTTAGATGGAAG TACGGACGAGGTATCTGCATGCACAAGCCTCTTAGAGAAAGTCGGTCTTCAAGGATATCAG ATTGGTAAAACAAAAGTATTTTTAAGAGCTGGTCAGATGGCAGAGCTAGACTCTCGCAGGACAGTGGTATTAGGAAGATCCGCGAGCATCATTCAGAAGAAATTCCGTTCTCACATGGCTCGAAGAAATTTTACGTTGTTACGTCAGTTGGCAATAAGGATACAGTCAATGTGCAGAG GAGAGCTTTCTCGGCGTGTATACGCGAGCTTGCGGAAAGAAGCAGCTTGTCTGAAGATCCAGACAGACGTGCGCATGCATCTTGCTAGGAAGGCTTACAAAGAATCATGCGCTGCTGCCATTTCAATTCAGACAGGAATGCGTGGGATGGCTGCACGAGATGAAGTACGATTCAAAAGACAGACAAAAGCTGCCATTATCATTCAG AGTCAGTGTCGCACGTTCTTGGCCTGTATGAAGTATAAGAAGCTCAAGAAAGCTGCTATTACCACTCAATGTGCTTGGAGATCTAGAGTTGCTCGTGGGGAACTACGTAAACTTAAGATG GCTGCGCGGGAGACTGGTGCACTTCAAGCTGCCAAGAACAAATTAGAGAAGCAAGTTGAAGAATTAACTTGGAGACTACAGCTGGAGAAACGCATGAGG GCTGATATGGAAGAagcaaaaacaaaagaaaatgcaAAACTGCAATCAGCTTTGCAAGAAGTTCAACTTCAGTTCAAAGAAGCAAAAGAAATACTTGTCAAAGAACGTGAAACTGCAAAAAGGGCGGCAGAGAAGATCCCTATTATACAGGAAGTTCCCGTTGTTGACCGTGAAATGATGAACAAACTTAGTGCTGAAAATGAGAATCTAAAG GCTTTGGTAAGCTCTCTAGAAAAGAAGATTGATGAGACAGAAAGAAAATTTGAAGAGACAAGCAAACTTAGTGAGGAGAGGTTGAGGCAGGTGATGGATGCAGAGTCTACGATCGTTCAGTTGAAGACTACTATGCAAAG GTTCCAGGAAAAGAATTTTGACTTGGAATCTGAGAACCAGATTCTTCAGCAAGCCTTGTTAACCCCTGCCAAACAGGTGTCAGATCATTCACCTAGTTTGGCTTCCAAG GTAGTAGAAAACGGCTACAATCTCAACGAAGAAAACAGAACCAAT GATCCACCAAGTCCAACACCTGCTAAAAAAGTTGAAACCCCTAATAGCAAGTTAAGGAGACCTATCGACCGACAACAT GAAGACATTGGTGCACTCATTGACTGTGTGATGAAGGATGTTGGATTCAGTCAAAGCAAAGCTGTCGCAGCTTTTACCATCTACAAATGCCTTCTTCGCTGGAAATCTTTTGAAGCAGAAAAGACTAGTGTGTTTGATCGTTTAGTACAGATGATTGGTTCTGCCATTGAG AATCAAGATAGCAATGACCACATGGCATACTGGCTGTCGAATACCTCGACATTGTTATTCCTAATCCAAGAAAGTCTGAAGCCTGGTAGCGCAGTTGGTGCAACTCCTATCCGTAAGCCACAGCCTGCAACATCCCTCTTCGGTAGAATGGCAATG GGCTTCCGCTCGTCGCCTTCTGCCGGCAATAATGCTGCAGCTGCGCAGGTAGTGTGCCAGGTGGAAGCCAAATACCCAGCTATGCTTTTCAAGCAGCAGCTTACAGCATATGTTGAAAAGATTTATGGAATTATTCGTGATAATTTGAAGAAGGAGTTAGGATCACTGCTCTCCTCATGTATCCAG GCACCACGGACCTCCAGAGGAAGTATGCTAAGATCTGGTCGATCCTTTGGCAAAGATTATTCAATAAATCACTGGCGGGGGATAATTGAATGCCTAGACTCTCTTCTCTGTACATTGAAAGAAAACTTT ATGCCTCCAATTCTTGTTCAGAAGATATTTAGTCAAGCCTTTTCATACATTAGTGTTCAGCTCTTTAACAG TTTTCTTCTTCGGCGGGAGTGTTGTACATTCAGTAATGCGGAATATGTTAAATCTGGCTTGGCTGAGCTAGAGTTGTGGTGCTGCCAAGCAAAGGAAGAG TATGCTGGCTCATCCTGGGATGAACTCAGACATATAAGACAAGTTGTTGGATTCTTG GTTATACATCAGAAGTACAGAATTTCGTATGATGATATCACTAATGATTTGTGTCCC GTTCTCAGTGTCCAGCAACTTTACAGAATTTGTACTCTTTACTGGGATGACAAATACAATACGCGCAGTGTTTCTCCAGAT GTTATATCTAGCATGAGGGTACTTATGACAGAGGAATCGAACAATGCCGAGACCAACTCTTTTCTATTGGATGATAACTCGAG CATTCCGTTCTCAATTGATGAGGTCTCAAATTCACTTCAAGTCAAGGATTTTGCAGATGTCAAACCTGCTACTGAACTTCTTGAGAATCCAGCCTTCCAATTTTTACATGAGTGA
- the LOC104105894 gene encoding myosin-6 isoform X4 — MRFASLNCCFSAASVGLGVGSLVWVEDPVVAWIDGEVLEVNGADIKVLCTSGKTVVVKSSNLYPKDAEAPSCGVDDMTKLAYLHEPGVLHNLKTRYDINEIYTYTGNILIAVNPFRRLPHLYDSHMMSQYKGAAFGELSPHPFAVADAAYRLMIKEGVSQSILVSGESGAGKTESTKLLMRYLAYMGGRAAAEGRTVEQQVLESNPVLEAFGNAKTVRNNNSSRFGKFVEIQFDQRGKISGAAIRTYLLERSRVCQVSDPERNYHCFYMLCAAPSKDIQRYKLDNPRSFRYLNQSNCYELDGVDDSKEYLDTRRAMDIVGISLEEQDAIFRVVAAILHLGNVEFTKGKETDSSVPKDERSWFHLRAAAELLMCDMEALEDSLCKRVIVTRGETITKLLDPEAAAISRDALAKIVYSKLFDWLVDKINSSIGQDPNSKSLIGVLDIYGFESFKTNSFEQFCINLTNEKLQQHFNQHVFKMEQEEYTKEEIDWSYIEFIDNQDILDLIEKKPGGIIALLDEACMFPRSTHETFAQKLYQTFKNHKRFSKPKLARSDFTICHYAGDVTYQTELFLDKNKDYVVAEHQALLRASKCSFVSGLFPTLVEESSKQSKFSSIGSSFKQQLQALLEALNTTEPHYIRCVKPNNLLKPSVFENHNVLQQLCCGGVMEAIRISCAGYPTRKPFYEFLDRFGVLSPEVLDGSTDEVSACTSLLEKVGLQGYQIGKTKVFLRAGQMAELDSRRTVVLGRSASIIQKKFRSHMARRNFTLLRQLAIRIQSMCRGELSRRVYASLRKEAACLKIQTDVRMHLARKAYKESCAAAISIQTGMRGMAARDEVRFKRQTKAAIIIQSQCRTFLACMKYKKLKKAAITTQCAWRSRVARGELRKLKMAARETGALQAAKNKLEKQVEELTWRLQLEKRMRADMEEAKTKENAKLQSALQEVQLQFKEAKEILVKERETAKRAAEKIPIIQEVPVVDREMMNKLSAENENLKALVSSLEKKIDETERKFEETSKLSEERLRQVMDAESTIVQLKTTMQRFQEKNFDLESENQILQQALLTPAKQVSDHSPSLASKVVENGYNLNEENRTNDPPSPTPAKKVETPNSKLRRPIDRQHEDIGALIDCVMKDVGFSQSKAVAAFTIYKCLLRWKSFEAEKTSVFDRLVQMIGSAIENQDSNDHMAYWLSNTSTLLFLIQESLKPGSAVGATPIRKPQPATSLFGRMAMGFRSSPSAGNNAAAAQVVCQVEAKYPAMLFKQQLTAYVEKIYGIIRDNLKKELGSLLSSCIQAPRTSRGSMLRSGRSFGKDYSINHWRGIIECLDSLLCTLKENFMPPILVQKIFSQAFSYISVQLFNSFLLRRECCTFSNAEYVKSGLAELELWCCQAKEEYAGSSWDELRHIRQVVGFLVIHQKYRISYDDITNDLCPVLSVQQLYRICTLYWDDKYNTRSVSPDVISSMRVLMTEESNNAETNSFLLDDNSSIPFSIDEVSNSLQVKDFADVKPATELLENPAFQFLHE, encoded by the exons ATGCGCTTTGCCTCGCTTAATTGCTGCTTTAGT GCTGCTTCGGTTGGCTTAGGGGTGGGATCACTTGTTTGGGTGGAGGATCCTGTTGTGGCCTGGATAGATGGGGAAGTTTTAGAAGTCAATGGTGCAGACATCAAGGTTCTTTGTACTTCTGGGAAAACG GTGGTTGTCAAGTCTTCTAACCTCTACCCTAAAGATGCTGAAGCTCCATCTTGTGGTGTTGATGATATGACAAAGCTGGCTTATTTGCACGAACCAGGAGTCCTGCACAATCTAAAGACTAGATACGATATTAATGAAATATAT ACGTATACAGGGAATATACTAATCGCTGTCAACCCTTTCAGAAGATTACCTCACTTATATGATAGCCATATGATGTCCCAATATAAAGGTGCGGCATTTGGAGAGCTTAGCCCTCACCCTTTTGCTGTTGCTGATGCAGCATACAG ACTTATGATCAAAGAAGGAGTAAGTCAATCGATACTGGTTAGCGGAGAGAGTGGGGCTGGTAAAACAGAAAGCACAAAACTACTAATGCGCTATCTTGCTTACATGGGAGGGAGAGCTGCCGCTGAGGGTAGAACAGTTGAGCAGCAAGTCCTGGAG TCTAATCCTGTTTTGGAAGCATTTGGTAATGCAAAAACTGTCAGAAATAATAACTCAAG TCGCTTTGGTAAGTTTGTGGAGATCCAGTTTGACCAGAGAGGAAAGATTTCAGGTGCTGCTATCAGAACATATTTACTCGAAAGATCTCGTGTTTGCCAAGTTTCTGATCCAGAGAGAAATTATCACTGTTTCTACATGCTATGTGCTGCACCGTCAAAG GATATTCAAAGGTACAAGTTGGATAACCCTCGGTCATTTCGTTACCTAAATCAGTCAAATTGCTATGAGTTAGATGGGGTTGACGATTCCAAAGAATACCTAGATACAAGAAGGGCAATGGATATTGTCGGAATAAGTTTGGAAGAGCAG GATGCAATATTTCGTGTAGTGGCTGCAATTCTCCATCTTGGAAACGTCGAATTTACAAAAGGGAAGGAGACAGACTCCTCAGTGCCGaaagatgaaagatcttggttTCATCTAAGGGCTGCAGCCGAGCTGTTAAT GTGTGACATGGAGGCTCTTGAGGATTCGCTTTGCAAGCGTGTTATTGTAACTCGGGGGGAAACCATCACGAAATTGCTGGATCCAGAAGCAGCAGCCATCAGTAGAGATGCTTTGGCAAAAATAGTATACTCAAAATTGTTCGATTG GCTGGTGGATAAGATTAATAGTTCAATTGGTCAAGATCCAAATTCAAAATCTTTGATTGGTGTGCTGGATATTTATGGTTTTGAGAGTTTTAAGACTAACAG CTTTGAACAATTTTGTATCAATTTGACAAATGAGAAACTTCAACAACACTTCAATCAG CATGTTTTCAAAATGGAACAAGAAGAGTATACAAAAGAGGAAATTGACTGGAGCTACATTGAGTTCATTGATAATCAAGATATTCTGGATCTCATAGAAAAG AAACCAGGAGGTATTATAGCACTTCTTGATGAAGCTTG TATGTTTCCAAGATCAACTCATGAAACATTTGCTCAGAAACTTTATCAGACTTTCAAAAACCACAAACGATTCAGCAAGCCCAAGTTGGCTCGTTCTGACTTCACTATTTGCCATTACGCTGGTGAT GTCACATATCAAACTGAATTGTTTCTGGATAAGAACAAAGACTATGTCGTTGCTGAACACCAGGCGCTCTTGAGAGCTTCAAAGTGTTCTTTTGTATCTGGTTTGTTTCCAACATTAGTGGAGGAATCCTCAAAACAGTCAAAGTTTTCTTCTATTGGCTCTAGCTTCAAG CAACAATTGCAGGCTTTGCTTGAAGCTCTGAATACAACCGAACCCCATTATATTCGATGTGTGAAGCCGAATAATCTGCTAAAGCCCTCTGTCTTCGAGAATCACAATGTTCTGCAACAGCTTTGCTGTGGG GGAGTGATGGAAGCAATAAGAATAAGCTGTGCCGGATATCCTACTCGAAAACCCTTTTATGAATTTTTAGATCGCTTTGGCGTCCTCTCGCCTGAAGTTTTAGATGGAAG TACGGACGAGGTATCTGCATGCACAAGCCTCTTAGAGAAAGTCGGTCTTCAAGGATATCAG ATTGGTAAAACAAAAGTATTTTTAAGAGCTGGTCAGATGGCAGAGCTAGACTCTCGCAGGACAGTGGTATTAGGAAGATCCGCGAGCATCATTCAGAAGAAATTCCGTTCTCACATGGCTCGAAGAAATTTTACGTTGTTACGTCAGTTGGCAATAAGGATACAGTCAATGTGCAGAG GAGAGCTTTCTCGGCGTGTATACGCGAGCTTGCGGAAAGAAGCAGCTTGTCTGAAGATCCAGACAGACGTGCGCATGCATCTTGCTAGGAAGGCTTACAAAGAATCATGCGCTGCTGCCATTTCAATTCAGACAGGAATGCGTGGGATGGCTGCACGAGATGAAGTACGATTCAAAAGACAGACAAAAGCTGCCATTATCATTCAG AGTCAGTGTCGCACGTTCTTGGCCTGTATGAAGTATAAGAAGCTCAAGAAAGCTGCTATTACCACTCAATGTGCTTGGAGATCTAGAGTTGCTCGTGGGGAACTACGTAAACTTAAGATG GCTGCGCGGGAGACTGGTGCACTTCAAGCTGCCAAGAACAAATTAGAGAAGCAAGTTGAAGAATTAACTTGGAGACTACAGCTGGAGAAACGCATGAGG GCTGATATGGAAGAagcaaaaacaaaagaaaatgcaAAACTGCAATCAGCTTTGCAAGAAGTTCAACTTCAGTTCAAAGAAGCAAAAGAAATACTTGTCAAAGAACGTGAAACTGCAAAAAGGGCGGCAGAGAAGATCCCTATTATACAGGAAGTTCCCGTTGTTGACCGTGAAATGATGAACAAACTTAGTGCTGAAAATGAGAATCTAAAG GCTTTGGTAAGCTCTCTAGAAAAGAAGATTGATGAGACAGAAAGAAAATTTGAAGAGACAAGCAAACTTAGTGAGGAGAGGTTGAGGCAGGTGATGGATGCAGAGTCTACGATCGTTCAGTTGAAGACTACTATGCAAAG GTTCCAGGAAAAGAATTTTGACTTGGAATCTGAGAACCAGATTCTTCAGCAAGCCTTGTTAACCCCTGCCAAACAGGTGTCAGATCATTCACCTAGTTTGGCTTCCAAG GTAGTAGAAAACGGCTACAATCTCAACGAAGAAAACAGAACCAAT GATCCACCAAGTCCAACACCTGCTAAAAAAGTTGAAACCCCTAATAGCAAGTTAAGGAGACCTATCGACCGACAACAT GAAGACATTGGTGCACTCATTGACTGTGTGATGAAGGATGTTGGATTCAGTCAAAGCAAAGCTGTCGCAGCTTTTACCATCTACAAATGCCTTCTTCGCTGGAAATCTTTTGAAGCAGAAAAGACTAGTGTGTTTGATCGTTTAGTACAGATGATTGGTTCTGCCATTGAG AATCAAGATAGCAATGACCACATGGCATACTGGCTGTCGAATACCTCGACATTGTTATTCCTAATCCAAGAAAGTCTGAAGCCTGGTAGCGCAGTTGGTGCAACTCCTATCCGTAAGCCACAGCCTGCAACATCCCTCTTCGGTAGAATGGCAATG GGCTTCCGCTCGTCGCCTTCTGCCGGCAATAATGCTGCAGCTGCGCAGGTAGTGTGCCAGGTGGAAGCCAAATACCCAGCTATGCTTTTCAAGCAGCAGCTTACAGCATATGTTGAAAAGATTTATGGAATTATTCGTGATAATTTGAAGAAGGAGTTAGGATCACTGCTCTCCTCATGTATCCAG GCACCACGGACCTCCAGAGGAAGTATGCTAAGATCTGGTCGATCCTTTGGCAAAGATTATTCAATAAATCACTGGCGGGGGATAATTGAATGCCTAGACTCTCTTCTCTGTACATTGAAAGAAAACTTT ATGCCTCCAATTCTTGTTCAGAAGATATTTAGTCAAGCCTTTTCATACATTAGTGTTCAGCTCTTTAACAG TTTTCTTCTTCGGCGGGAGTGTTGTACATTCAGTAATGCGGAATATGTTAAATCTGGCTTGGCTGAGCTAGAGTTGTGGTGCTGCCAAGCAAAGGAAGAG TATGCTGGCTCATCCTGGGATGAACTCAGACATATAAGACAAGTTGTTGGATTCTTG GTTATACATCAGAAGTACAGAATTTCGTATGATGATATCACTAATGATTTGTGTCCC GTTCTCAGTGTCCAGCAACTTTACAGAATTTGTACTCTTTACTGGGATGACAAATACAATACGCGCAGTGTTTCTCCAGAT GTTATATCTAGCATGAGGGTACTTATGACAGAGGAATCGAACAATGCCGAGACCAACTCTTTTCTATTGGATGATAACTCGAG CATTCCGTTCTCAATTGATGAGGTCTCAAATTCACTTCAAGTCAAGGATTTTGCAGATGTCAAACCTGCTACTGAACTTCTTGAGAATCCAGCCTTCCAATTTTTACATGAGTGA